Within the Malus sylvestris chromosome 4, drMalSylv7.2, whole genome shotgun sequence genome, the region taCGTgctgattcaccacccttgaatcaaatccttaaagatcaagtcaccaactggaagaagagcccatcaatcctgaagatcataccgttgaccaaactgctcaggtgtgaattagaaagattgaacaaagcaacaagtcgtcaccttcacctcgtgcctgcttgcaaTATGTTCGagtcaattcaagatcaagcctcaacggcccttgaagaagtttccagctaaattcaagatcaagccttgacggcccttgaagaaatcacaagtccgattcaagatcaagtgtctaccacccttgaatcaaaacctagttcaagaataagctgtggaaaatcaacaattggaggaatccagaaaatcctccaacccagttcaagatcaaagctgtggaaagtcaacaagcgcaacaaaatacgtgccgattcatccattaccaaagccaaagatcatctaccacatgaagctccttgtggcccaatttcaactttcaagatcaagcctcgacggccctcgaagaaatttcaaacaaaagttcaagaacaagcctcaacggcccttgaagaaatctcaagcccaattcaagatcaagcctcaacggcccttgaagaaatctccagcccaattcaagatcaagcctcgacggcccttggatcgacatctacagtaagggacttcaaaacgcatctcctacacgtgacaatcacatgtatacgacgtgctttgaagtgggggcatttgtagacatcgaaatttcggtaaataaatgttgaccgataaatcaaagtgtcaacgctcatgtattgcataaattttacacgtagcatgtgactcaacgaaaattgaaatgagttggaaaagtcatcaaataagacacgtgtcaacacctggcagaaacgacttatttcatctgggatattatattcaaaattaggtcttggaaaattctataaatacaagcccatttcattcatttgggaggaagtcatattacaccttgaagctctgaagctctgaaactccgaagctctcaagcatccaggttcccgaagaatcaagaaagctctcttcgttcttcgttcttcgcccatcgctctttcaagatcaagccccaacaacctttgaagaaagcaccatcgttcatcatccgttcatccaagatcaagccccaacggccctttggatcaacaatcatccaccttcaagatcaagccccgacggcccttgaagaaagtggtcttcgttcatcgttcttccaagatcaagccccaacggccctttggataaaaaaacgtcgacaaatccacacatccaaccgttcttcaagattaagcccaaaagccccttgaagatctgttcatcaaccattcttcaagatcaagcccaaaagcccttgaagatccgcccaaatccaccttcaaagatcaagcccacggccctttgaagaaagttccaactgttcatccaagatcaagcctcgacggcccttggatcaacgaaacacccacaaatacacaccttacggagatcgaatcagaggatcaaattagagagagattgtaacccaaaactatcaaatacaaatatttgtttgtgcacgtttgttcttgtctctttcgtttcaggaattttccttGTTCACAACTATGATTgcgttttattttgtattttcttatttttatttctgtGAGATATTAAACACTCTCGCTCTCCTAAAATGGAGGAGGAGTGGTGTTGGTTGGTTGGGTTAAATTCTTTttatctcattttttttataagaaaataaaTCAGGGATTTCAGCACATCCCCTtttttatctcttttttttcctaataaaacgaattataattttttttctttctaacaaaattaccctttggtttttatatttattttttctgtctgtttttaaaaaaaaatttgtttgagGGGCTTTATAgtctaattatttttggtgaagCCTCAAGACACTAAACTTTCCTTCTGACTCTCTAATAGTAAAGATTAAAGATATTGTTTCTACATAATAAATGTTGTCTCTCTTTTCTAGTCACTtattgaaattaattaaaaacggaGTCATTTATGCCtggtttgataattattttggatttagttttcagattttattttttgtacttGAGATATGAGAAATGAAAGGTAAAGTgacagagaaaagaagaaataagAAATACTTCGTCCCTTGtattttttctttatcattAAACAACATAAGTAAAACTAAAATAACAAAACGAATTGTAGATATGAATTGAAGTCTTAGTTTTGCAAAACTAACTGTATGTTCAAACATGGAAGAGAAGAGTAGCTAAGcgattataaatttataatactTGATCAGGTGAAGCATGGAAGAGTAGCTCcaatatatttattaatttatcctTACATGCATGGTTCCCTTCGCTGTGTCTTCAATTCATAAATATCATCTATTTGTACTATCTCTCTAATAAAAATAGGATCCACCAACATATATGGATTCCATCTCTATTAATAAAACGATACAAATAAATgatgaaaataacatttttgcaGCAAATATTACTCCAAAGTTTCCCCAAGTCAAagtaaaaaatccaaaaacccAAAGAAATAACCACAAGATATACCGGTGGAAAATTTAGTACAAATACAAAGCAGATAGATAAATAGTTATTGAAACTTCAACTTCAAGCCGTTAAACCCACGCTGTGAAGCACGACGGTCTCCACCGTGAGGCCGGGCCCAAATCCGAAAAGCACACCCCACTCCAGTCCCTCCCCGGTCGTTTTGAGTCCTTTCTCGGCGGACTTCCTCCTGACCTCGTCCAAAATAAAAAGCACACAAGCACTCGACATGTTACCGTAATCCGACAACACTTGCCTTGTTGCTTCTAGTTTCTCCGGCTTCAATGCCAACTTGGCCTCTACTTGGTCCAGAATAGCAGGGCCACCTGGGTGTGCAATCCAGAAGAGTGAGTTCCAGTCCGAAATCCCAATAGGCTTGAAAGCCTCATTAAGGCTCTTTTCGATGTTCTTCGAAATAAGCCCGGGAACATCCTTGAGAAGGTGAAATGTAAGCCCTACTTCACGGAGATGTCCGTCGATAGCCCCATCACTGTCGGGGAGAATGGTTTGTGCCGCCGACACCAATTCAAACAAGGGCTTCTCGACTTCGGGCACTGGATCCGCACCAATGATTACGGCCGCTGCACCGTCGCCAAACAAAGCTTGGCCCACAAGACTATCAAGGTGGGTGTCACTAGGCCCACGGAAGGTAACCGCGGTGATCTCAGAGCACACAACAAGAACACGTGCACCCTTGTTGTTTTCGGCCAAGTCCTTGGCCAAACGGAGGACCGTCCCACCGGCGAAGCACCCTTGCTGGTACATCATGAGGCGCTTGACGGAGGGGCGGAGGCCCAAGAGCTTGGTGAGTTGGTAGTCGGCGCCAGGCATGTCGACACCGCTGGTGGTGCAAAAGACCAAGTGGGTGATTTTGGACTTGGGCTGTCCCCATTCCTTGATGGCTTTGGTGGCAGCCTCTTTGCCAAGTTTTGGGACTTCCACAACCACCATGTCCTGCCTTGCATCAATTGAAGGAGCCATGTACTCGCACACACTTGGGTTCTCTTTTAAAATTTCTTCAGTCAAGTACATATAACGTTTCTTGATCATAGATTTGTCGCCTGAAAATATTTGCATGTatatacaaaattaattatGCAACAAATTATAGATCCACAGCTGATGAACTATAAACAaattgctatatatatatatatatatttattaaagaAGCCAAAACGCAAGATtagtaaaataagaaaaacgGAGAAGTTAAGGAGTACATACACATGCGCTGGAATTTTTCTTTGAGCTCAACCTTGTGCTCGCTGTTGGTGATACGAAAGTAGTAGTCGGGGTAGGTAGCCTGATCCACACAGTTGGAAGGAGTTGCTGTCCCGATGGCCATGACTGTGGCTGGACCCTCCGCCCGTTGAGCCTTGCGAACTTCCTCGACTGTAACCATTTTTTCTGTATATCCGATCGTCGAGAAAGATCAAAGAGGCTAGTTACAGTTGCAATGGTAAGGTAGAAGTTGAGGGTGTGACAAAATGTTAAGGGAAGCGGTTGTATTTatatgaaaatggtgaaagagGGTAGCTGGGCATCACGTGCCTGACGAATTGTGTTGTTAGAATAGAAAGCCTCACCCTCAACCCACCTACGAGATACAACTGCGAGCGACCAGAGAGGCTCGGCTGCTTCGAGTAGTATTTGTATTAGTATAACGGCGCAGGTGGTAGGTACAGGATCGCAGTTCCTGTGTTCAACTACCAACTTATAGGGCTGCAGAGATATTTTGGTCAATAAATGGgttttttttagtcaaaatggtctctgaaatttATGTAACTTCTCATTTTAGtccctaagatttgaaatcaatagaattgaTTCTTAAGTTTGTCcacaatcaatcattttagtccttaggtgaaaaattatgttaaataagtatcaaaatgacaaaattaacctcaatttaataaacaatatgccaaaatgatttgacaaaattgaggatatttttgtcattttacccttattttatggagatttttcatagaatgaccaaaataattgattgtggacaaactcagggaccaattctattgatttcaaatatcaaggaccaaagtgaggagttatatGCAAATCTTaaggatcattttggctaaaaaggcCAATAAATGTtagcaaattttgattttgttgcaTGTGTTCCAATATTTTACTGAATAAAATATTAGGTTTCTACTCATGCATCGTGGGTTTAAGAACTCTTAACTCCCCAAAATTATTCCCGTAAtagtttagggtttttttttcggttggTTAAAGAAATAAATGTTAGCAATATTAATATCTCAAAGGTCCAAGAGTGAAAAACATGCCACGCACCAAAGTCGAACACCTATAACACAAAGAAAGTccgccctttttttttaaatcacaaTTAGGACATAAATTCATGTCTATAggctagggatgggcaaaagcTGGTATGATTCGGCATAAACCTCAAGTTGCACATCATGTCAAACCAacgtaacatttttttttaacgcACCAAACGTAACAATGTAACATAATTGAGCCAATTTAACTCGTTTACAAATTTGTTTTGGTCATTTTTCTTGATGAGCAATTAAACAAATATTCCAAAATATCTTACATGTATGAGAGGAAACTTCATTCTGTAAAATTGAAGATTTGTTGAGGAAATTTTGAAAGATGACATAATTCAAATAATGGTTTAGGATTTtagctttgatttttttttaataaaacgatatatatttacattaaagGGTAGAAGAATTTAAACTAAGTTACATATTGGGCTAGCCAAATAAGTTGATTTGAACTTGCCTTCGACGAGAGTTGAGGTGGAGCAAGTGTATTTGAACTTGCCAAATAAGTTGGTTTgaacttacaagtaaagaagattTTAGTTTTGATATTAAATAGTTGATAGCAATGTGTGTAGTGGTGGAGCAAGAATTGTAAGGTTCGTTGGGGCCGaaatttaaattatttctttaggttttttattttttataaattattttttaaggtTAAGAGCAATATAATCCTTTGTAATTAGGAATATATCACAATCAATTTTGGTTTGGGTCAATaagctttatttatttattagctTTAGGTCAATTAGGCAAACGCATAATTTTTACATGTAGTTTAATATCTTAGTATATAGAGTATTAGGTTTTTACTCATGCGTTCTGGGTTCAAAACTTTTTATCTCCTAAATTATCGTAATAATTTCGAACTCTCCTCCTCCCCTAataatagtatattaaaaataaaggcaaacccatgaattgatttccacaCCCTTGTAATTGAGTAAGAAACTTACACTTGTAGATTTATAACTTGTTTACGCAATTGTAATCGGAATCAACATATGAAATTGAATTCCAATTATAAGATACAATAGTGTTCACCAAATTTAGGGAATCCAAAGGTTGGTGGGGCCCACACGAATGTTGGAAGCCAACTCCAAAATGTGGAGGAT harbors:
- the LOC126619846 gene encoding polyketide synthase 5, which encodes MVTVEEVRKAQRAEGPATVMAIGTATPSNCVDQATYPDYYFRITNSEHKVELKEKFQRMCDKSMIKKRYMYLTEEILKENPSVCEYMAPSIDARQDMVVVEVPKLGKEAATKAIKEWGQPKSKITHLVFCTTSGVDMPGADYQLTKLLGLRPSVKRLMMYQQGCFAGGTVLRLAKDLAENNKGARVLVVCSEITAVTFRGPSDTHLDSLVGQALFGDGAAAVIIGADPVPEVEKPLFELVSAAQTILPDSDGAIDGHLREVGLTFHLLKDVPGLISKNIEKSLNEAFKPIGISDWNSLFWIAHPGGPAILDQVEAKLALKPEKLEATRQVLSDYGNMSSACVLFILDEVRRKSAEKGLKTTGEGLEWGVLFGFGPGLTVETVVLHSVGLTA